The region TACCTTTCTACTTTACGGCAGACATAGAGGACTTTGCCGTTTCTGGGAACTACCTTTATGTGGCCTATTACGGCGGTGGCCTGCGAATACTTGATGTGGGCGATCCTGCACACTTAATAGAAGTCAATGTCGTATGGGAATCCACATGGCGAGTCGCTGCCGCTGGAAATACTCTGATTACACACGGGGAAAACGGACTCCGGGCATGGGACATCACGGATCCATTGGATCTTTCTCTGATTGGACATTACGAGACCGAGGAGTGGCTACAGCAGATAACGATTGTCGGGCCGTATTTGCTCACCGTATACGTCAGTCACGTGCGAGTCTATGAATGCGATGCGTTGACAAACACCGAGGCTCGTCCGGAAACGGTTCCGGAGAAATTCGAGCTATTTCCCTGCTACCCGAATCCGTTCAATCCGGCCACCACGATATCCTTCTCGCTACCACAAACTGGCCATACCACTCTGGTCGTTTATGATGTGGCCGGTAGGCAGGTCTCACTGCTGGTGGATGGTGTGCTTACTGTCGGCAAGCACAGTGTGATGTTTGAAGGCACTGGGCTTCCATCGGGAGTGTACTTTGTGCGGTTGGAAACGATCGGGAGGGCGGAAACGAGAAGGGTGGCGTTGATCAGGTGAGGTTCCGGCCGGGTTGCGCGCGTGTTATGTGTCGAGTGCCGTAGGATGTACGACGCTTAACCCGACTCGGCGAGACTCCTGGCGATTCTCTTTTCTCCCACCACTGGATTAGAAGGAAACGAAATAATCCCATGCTTGACCTGGACTCCTATCTTCTACCGACGCCCCATGACCGGGCGACGGCGTTCCATGAGCTCATGCGCCACCGTGTGCATGACATTCTGGTCGTGTCGAGCCTCTATGACTCCTTCTTGCTGGCGCAGGACGGGCAGCTCCACGAGCAGATGTTCAGCGAGTTCGCCGAGCTGAACCTGCAGCAAGCGCCACAGGTGACGCGCGCTTCCCACGCCCGCCGCGCGCTCGAAATCGCCGTCGCCGATCCGCGCATCAATCTGGTCATCACCACCCCCCACGTGGGTGACATGGACGTCCTCGAATTCGGGGAGAAGCTGCGGGAAATGTACCCGCAACTCGCCGTCGTCCTCCTCGCTTTCGATCATCGTGAACTGAAGGAGCTTCTCAAGCTGCGCGAGTCGCCCGCCTTCGACAAAGTCTTCCTGTGGCAGGGGGACTTCCGGATTTTGCTGGCGATCACCAAGTATTTTGAGGACGTCTGGAACGTCGAACATGACACGCGCATCGGCGACGTGCAGGTGATTCTTCTGATCGAAGACAGCGTCCGCTTCTATTCCTCGTATCTGCCGATGTTCTATGCCGAAGTCATGCGGCACTCGCAGAATTTGATTTCGGAGAGCGTGAACCTCTATCACAAGATTCTGCGGATGCGCGCGCGCCCGAAAATCCTGCATTGCGAGACGTTCGAAGACGCATGGGGAAAATACCGGAAATACGAGAAGTACGTTCTGGGAATCGTCTCCGATATCGAGTTTCCACTGGCGGGCAAGGTTCATCCCGAAGCGGGCGTAAAGTTCATCGAGCAGGTCAAGGAGCGCCGCTCCGACATCCCCGTGCTCCTGCAATCCTCCAAGCCGGAGACGGCGGCGCTGGCGGAAGCTCTGGGAATTCGCTTCGCGCTGAAAGGATCTCCCCAACTGCTCGGCGACCTGCGGCGGTTCATGACCGAGAGCCTCGGCTTCGGCGATTTCGTTTTTCGCCTTGATGACGGCACCGAATTGGAACGCGCCTCGGATATGCGCGAACTCGAACTCAAGCTGCACACCGTGCGCGAAGAGAGCATCCGTTATCACGCCGAACGCGATCACTTCTCCAACTGGCTGAAAGCGCGCACCGAGTTCGAGCTGGCCGATCGTCTGAAACCGCGCAAGGTCTCAGACTACCCGAATCTCGAAGCGCTGCGTCGCGATCTGATCGAGTCCATTCAATCCTGGCGGCACGAACGAACGCACGGACACGTGGCCGATTTCAGTC is a window of bacterium DNA encoding:
- a CDS encoding histidine kinase; translation: MLDLDSYLLPTPHDRATAFHELMRHRVHDILVVSSLYDSFLLAQDGQLHEQMFSEFAELNLQQAPQVTRASHARRALEIAVADPRINLVITTPHVGDMDVLEFGEKLREMYPQLAVVLLAFDHRELKELLKLRESPAFDKVFLWQGDFRILLAITKYFEDVWNVEHDTRIGDVQVILLIEDSVRFYSSYLPMFYAEVMRHSQNLISESVNLYHKILRMRARPKILHCETFEDAWGKYRKYEKYVLGIVSDIEFPLAGKVHPEAGVKFIEQVKERRSDIPVLLQSSKPETAALAEALGIRFALKGSPQLLGDLRRFMTESLGFGDFVFRLDDGTELERASDMRELELKLHTVREESIRYHAERDHFSNWLKARTEFELADRLKPRKVSDYPNLEALRRDLIESIQSWRHERTHGHVADFSHETFEPSSEFVRIGAGSLGGKARGLAFASHVLNHCPLGEKYPTVNISVPPCLVLCTDVFDEFIELNSLREFALHCDDDKEIERRFLRAELAERIRSDLYAYLKAVRYPLAVRSSSLLEDSQFHPFAGVYRTYMLANNNR